The window AGTCGAACTCGCTGCACTCCTCGCAGACCACGACGACGAGCGCCGGTCGTCGTTCGTAGACGAAGGCACGTCACTGCTCTCGCTCGTCCTCCCGGACGGGCCACTCTGTACCGACGAGGGGTACCTCGCAGAGCAGTTCTTCGACGACGGAACGCCAGACAGCGCGACCCCGCTGGGATGGCCACACGCCCTCCGACTGGCGACGGTGGCGACGCTCACCGACGAAGGGATGCTGTAAGCGGGCCGGTCGCGTCTCGAAAAAAACAGCGAACTATCGTTTCACGCTGGGGCTATGCTTCCGGCGACTGCCGAGTCAGCGCAGTTACTGCGCCGGCGCGGCCTGCTTCTTCGACTCGCGGTACAGGAGCGACTCACCGGTTTGCGAGTCGAAGACGTGCAGGTCGGACTCGTCGAAGGTGACGCCAATCGTCTCGCCGGGGGTTGGGTCGACGTCGGAGTCGACGCGGGCGATAAAGTCGGGTGCGACGTCGAGGTGGAGATAGTTGTCAGACCCGATTGGTTCGACCACACCGACTTCGGACTCGACCAGATTCGCCCCGTCGTCGGCGGTGAACACGTCTTCGGGGCGGATGCCGATACGCACGTTTCGCTCGTCCGTCGCCTCGCGGAGGGACTCGGAGAACGACGTTGAGAGTCGGTAGGAGAACGACCCACCGTCGTCGAGAACGAGGTGGTCGCCGTCGCGTTCGGCGGTCACGTCGAGGAAGTTCATCGAGGGTGACCCGACGAACCCACCGACGAACTCGTTGGCTGGGTTCTCGTACACGTCCTTCGGCCGCCCGACTTGCTGGAGGTTGCCGTCTTTCAGGATGACGATGCGGTCACCCATCGTCATCGCCTCTTCTTGGTCGTGCGTGACGTACAGCGAGGTGATGCCGAGTTCGTTCTGGAGGCGTTGAATCTCCGTCCGCATCGTCGTCCGGAGTTTCGCGTCGAGGTTCGACAGTGGTTCGTCGAAGAGGAACACGTCGGGTTCGCGGACGATGGCGCGTCCGAGGGCGACACGCTGTTTCTGTCCGCCGGAGAGTTCGTCCGGTTTGTCGTCCAGCAGGTCTTCGATACCCATCATCTCCGCCGTCTCGCGGACACGTTCGCGGCGCGCGTCTTTCGAGAGGTCGGTGCTCATCCGCAGGCCGAACGCCATGTTCTCCATGACCGTCTTGTGTGGATACAGTGCGTAGTTCTGGAACACCATCGCCACGTCGCGTTTGCGAGCGTTCTGGTCCGTGACGTCTTCCTCGCCGATTCGAATCGTGCCCCCGGAGGGCGATTCGAGTCCAGCGACCATCCGAAGCGTCGTCGACTTCCCGCACCCCGAGGGGCCGACGACAGTGATGAACTCACCGTCGTCGACGTCGAGCGAGAGGTCTTCGACGGCGACGACGCGACCCCTGTCGTACTCCTTCCGTAACGTTTCGAGCGTGAGACGTGCCATTACTCCTCGTCTGTCCCCATCGTCCATAATCGTTTTCCTATTTTCTGAATTTGTGATGCAATAGTTCGTAGCGAATTATTTGAGTGGCAAAATCGACAGACAACGGTACGCCCAGTTCGCGTATTGGAGGCCGGAATGGGCCGAATTCGGGCGATTTTTTGCGTCCAGAATCGCCTCGTTTCCTAACTATTAAATATATGAACACATAGTTCATCATAGATTCGCAATGCCAACGAACCGACGCACGATTCTCAAGCAACTGGCTGGCACGACTGCCGTCGGCGCACTCGCAGGGTGCGTCGGCGTCTCCGAGACTGATTCGACGTCGACACCCGACGAGAGCGGAAACGGCGGCGGTGACGACGGCGAAGAGACTACCGCACAGGAGGAGACGGAGTCCGCTGGTCCGGCAGGGACCTTCACGCTCTGGCACCAGCGCGCAGAGGCCGAGAAGAAGGCACTCGAACAGAACGCAGAGGCGTTCACGTCCGAGACGAAGCACACTGCTGACCCCGCGGAAATCGCCGACCTTCGGAAGAAGACGACGTCGGCCATCCCGGCCGGACAGGGTGCGAGCATGTTCGACTGGGCCCACGACTGGACCGGCGAGTACTACCAAAACGGGTTCCTCTCCGACCAGAGCGAGAGCCTCGACGTCGACCTCTCGGTGTACACCCAACCCGCACAGGCGGCAGTCCAGTTCGACGGCGCGACCGTCGCACTCCCGTACGCGGCAGAGACGGTGGGCCTCATCTACAACGAGGACCTCGTCGACGAACCGCCGGAGACCATCGCCGAGATGGTGTCCATCATGGAGGAACACCACGACCCCGAAAACGGGAAGTACGGCCTCAGCTACCCGCTGAACGCCTACTTCATGAGTGCGTGGGCGCACGCCTTCGGTGGCTACTACTTCGACGAGTCGAACGTCGAACTCGGCCTCTCGAAGGAGGCGACCCTCGACGGGTTCCGTCTCATCCTCGACAACTTCGTGCCGTACCAGCCGAAAGACACCGGCTACGACCCGCAGGCCGCCGTCTTCCTCGAAGGCAACGCGCCGTTCGCCATCAACGGCCCGTGGTTCCTCGGTGACGTGAAGTCGAACGGCATCGACGCGGGCATCGCTCGTCTCCCCTCGCCCGAGGGCGACGCCGAACCCAAGCCGTACACGACGGTCAAGCAACTGTACTTCACCACGAGAGTAGACGAAGACGAGGCCAAGGCCGCCGCTGCACGAGAGTTCGCCGAGTGGTACACCACGAACACCGACGTGCTCTCGAACAACGCCGAAGAGTTCGGCTACATCCCGGTGTACAAGGAACTCGCCGAGAGCGGTGACCTTCCGGCCGCCGTCGAAGGCTTCTCGAAGTCCGTCGCACTCGGGACGCCGATTCCGTCGCACCCGAACATGGGCGACGTGTGGGGGCCACTCGAAGACGCCTTCAACAGCGTGAAGAACGGCGATGCAGAACTCCAGTCGGCCTTCGAGAAGGCCGAATCTGACATTCGGTCCAACTGGGAGTAAGGACATGAGTGTCGTCGACAGCGCCGTCGAGAAAGCCACGGACAACCCCGTGGTGAACAAAGAAGACCTGCCCTTGCTGTTGGTCCTGCCGGGGCTTTTCGTCTTCCTCGCATTCATGCTCTTTCCGGTCATGTATCTGGTCTATCTCTCGTTCACCAACGCAGAGCCGGCCACCCTGTTTCAGGGGAAAGAGCAGTGGGTGGGTCTCGCGAACTACGTCACGGTACTCACAGACGGGCAGTTCTGGAACTCGATGTGGGTCACGTGGTTGTTCGTCGCAACCTCCGTCGCGCTCAAGGTCCTCGTCGGTATCGGCGTCGGCCTCGTCGTGACGGGGGCGCGCGTCCGTGGCAAGCGACTCATGCGGGCGCTCATCATCATCCCGCTGGGACTGCCGGGTATCTTCACCATCACCATCTGGCGCGGTATCTTCAGTTCGGCCGAGTTCGGACTGGCGAACCAACTCCTTCGCTCGGCAGGACTCGGCTCTGTCGCGTGGCTTTCGGAGCGCTGGATGGCCTTTATCGCCTACAACGTCACCGAGGCGTGGTTGGCGTACCCGTTCATGGTCATCATCACGGTGAGCGCGTTGCAGGACGTGTCCGAGGAACTCCACGAAGCCGCCATGATAGACGGTGCGGGGTTCTTCGCGCGGTTCCTGCACGTGACGCTCCCGTCTATCAAGCGGCCGGTGCTGTTCGCGTCCATCCTCACGGCCGCGGCGTCGTTCCAGCAGTTCCTCATCCCGTACGTGTTCAATCAGGGCGGGCCGTCGCGGACGAACGAACTGCTCATCGTCTACGGGTACCGTGAGGCCTTCCGGTTCCAGAAGTACGGCGAGGGTGCCGCTATCATGCTCGTCGCCGTCCTCGTCATCGGGGCGTTCATGATGTTGAACGTCTGGAAAGGCCGTCTCGCAGACGGGGTGGACGACGCATGAGCGTCCTCTCGGACATCGCCGCGGAAGTCGGTGACGACGTTCGCACCGCCGCAAGAGCGCCTGTCGAGAGTCTGAAAGACGCGCGGTACACGCTCGAAGGCATCCGCGAGGGTCGCGTGAGCGCCGCGTCGGTGCTCAAGACTGCCGGTATCACGGCAGGCGCAGTCGTCGTGGTCGCACTGCTGTTGTTCCCACTCTACTGGGTCGCTGTCGGTGCCTTCTCCGGTACCGGCGCGTCGCTGTACTCGTCGAGTGGGATTCGACTCTGGCCGGCCGACCCCACCATCGAACCGTTCCTCTGGGTCGTCGGTGACCTCATCCTCCCGAGTTATCGGATTACGATGGGTCTCGGCGGGTACGAACTGTTCGTACAGACGCCGGAACTCGCGTTCCTCGACGTGTCCGACTACGGCGTCACCGAGACGTCGAACTTCAAGGCGTTCTTCGTGAACAGCCTCACCGTCGCTATCCCGACGGTGATTCTCGCCATGTGCCTCATCGTCCCCGGTGCGTACGCGCTGTCGCGCCGGCAGTTCATCGGCCGGTCGAAGGTGCTCTACGGGTACGTCCTGTTCACCCAAATCGGCGGGGGCCTCGGCGTCGCGCTCCTCATCGCCCTGTACGCGCTGTTCGTGCAGTTCGGGTTCAACGACAACAAACTCGCGCTGTCGGCGTACTACGCCGCAACCGCGGTGCCGTTCAACACGTGGCTTCTCAAGACGTACATGGACGGCATCCCCGTCTCGTACGAAGAAGCCGCGATGATGGACGGCGCGCCGTCGTGGAAGATTGTCACCGAAATCATCCTTCCGCTCTCCAAGGCGGGATTGGCGACGGTGTTCATCTTCACCTTCCTCACCGGATGGACCGAGTTCGTCGTCGCCCAGACGTTGCTCTCGACGGACAACTACACCCTGCCGGTCGGCCTGTACTCACTCGTCGGTCGCTACTCCATCCCGTGGGCGCGCTTTTCGGCGTTCGCACTCACGTTCGCCGCGCCGATTATGCTCATCTACCTGTTCGCACAGCGCTACATCGAAGGTGGCCTGTCGTTCGGTGGGATGGAAGGCTGACGGACGAATCGACGTACAGCTCGGTTTATATTTATTATGCTGTTGAATCGGTCAGGAGTGACGACACCTCTTTCTAGTCTGTTACTCAACAGGTCACATGACTAATGGTAAACGACGTTTCGGTCTCGATTGCGTTCGACGACCCCGCCGACAAGGCGATGATAATGACCATCGCTGGTGGCATCAGAATCGAGGTGGATGGCGTCGAACTGACGAGGCTGGTCAACCAAGCGGAGTACAACCGCAAGGTCAACGAAGAAGAACCAGACGAGACGTGGTGGTACGATTACACCGGTGAGGCACTCGATGCCGGCAACATCGACTACAAAGGGACAGTGATGCTGTTTATCACTCTCAGTTTTTTTGCCGAGAACGTCCTCGAACTCGCACGTGGTTCGGCTGAACGGTTCGACCAACTCGTGAGCGAAGTCGGCGATTCACCGCATCGACTCGTCGTATCGTATCTCGATGGGCAACACGGCCTCGTCCGAGTCGCATACCAGAGTTACGGCTTCTCGGTCGGGAAAAATCTCCGACCTGTTGTCCAATCATCGGTCGGCTATGCAGTCTCACTCCCCCAACTCTGCGGGGAAGTTGCTCGGTGTCTCAACGAGTTCAAGGGATACGCTGACGCCCATGCGCCTGACGCGGACTCGAACTCGTGGTATCGAGAGCGCGTAGCGATTGCCGACGAACTCGAACAGTACGCCGCAGAGAAGTCGTCTCGCTGATGCTGAGCGATGACACCTATCGGCCAACGAATCGTCTGTAAACCGTCGTCTCGACGCTGTACGTCAGATAACTGGACACAGCGAGCGCAGCGACAATCGGCACGAGAATCGTGACGAACGACGGAAATCCGGGCACGGACACACCGAGCACCGCGAGTGCAACCGAACCGAGACCAACGACGAGCGTGAGTGCGAGTACCGACGGCAGGAAGATGACGAGGAATTCGGCGGACCGGTCCCCACTTCCATCGGTGTCGGTGAAGGCATAGCCAGCAATCGCACCGAGGCAGACCCCACCGACGATTTCCGGTCCACCGCTGAGACTGTAACTCGTCTGCGTCGCGGCGAGGTAGCCCCCGTAGACGACGAATGCGACAACCCCGAGAACCAGTCCGACGACGGCACCTTTTGCTGTTCCCAGTAACTTGGTCCGGTAGCGGCGGTACCACTCCGTCTCGACTCGATACGCGATCAGGGACGCCCCACCAACTGCCAACACCGCCGCGATGGTCGGAATGACGAAGAACGGCACCGTGAAGAATCGGTCGCCGAGCATCCACTGGAATGCCACCGTCGGTACGATAGCGAGCGCCCAGCAGACGAGTAGCGACCCGACGAAGAGGGCACGTCTACGGTGTGCTGCGGCCGAAATCGTCGCTCGGCCGCCCGTCACCCATCGATACCCGCCGATTCCACCGACGAGAAGTCCGAGCGGTGCGGCGACTTGAATCGAAAACACCCAATCAGGAGTGACGAACGAGTCCATCGTCGCTCGATAGTAATTTCTGAGCAAGCGGGCGACTGTATCGAGAACGAACGCCTGCACTAGGCCCCACTGAAGAGCAGTGACGAGTGCCTGTTGTCGCGTGGAGGGTGGGTCCGGGGACGACATATTCGGGACGTTTCACACGTCGAAGTATAATACGTTGACACGTGTTCCGACGAGTTCACTGTGTTCTACTCCGGGAGGCCTACTGGCAATCCGAAGTTCTGAACCACCTTACCAGCGATGTTCGACAACTCACTGGCACGCTGTCGGAGAAGCACCCTAGTTCACAGAATCTAACATATCCCCGACATTATTAGGTCGGTTTCCCACGTCTCTAGTCTGCTATGAGTCGAAACTGGGTGCGGTGGACTGCCGTTGGAGCGGGTCTCCTCCTCGGAGCAGTGGGTAGTGTACTCTCGCGCTGGAAACACAGACGGCTTGCCGACCTCGCGGCCGGGAGTGAACTCGTCACGACAGACCGCGGTGTCGTCGAAGTCGCACGGCGTGGGTCTGGCTCCCCCGTTCTCGTGCTCCACGGTGACCCCGGTGGATACGACCAGGGACTCCACGTCGGTGACGCCCTCTTCGGCCGCGACTTCGAGGTCATCGCACCCTCCCGGCCGGGATACCTCAGGACACCACTGGACCACAATGGGTCGTTCGAAGCACAGGCCGAACTCCTCGTGGCACTCCTCGACGAACTCGACGTGGAGCAGGCGGTAGTCGTCGGCCTCTCGGGTGGTGGACCGACCGCGCTTCAACTCGCGGCGGAGTATCCCGAACGAGTGTCGGGCCTCCTCCTCGCGTCGGCGATTACCACGGAAATCGACGAACGGTTGTTCGACACCGGAAACCCGTTCGTCGACCCACTCCTCACGTCCACACCGGTCCTCGACGTACAGTCCGGTGTGTTCGCGCTGTTCCACCGGTTCGCACCGGACCGCGCACTCGAACAGTTGCACGAAGACCTATCGAACCTCGAAGGCGAGGAGTTCGACGCGTACGTCGACGCCATCGTAACGAACCCGCGGTATCGGGAGCAATCACTCGCGTTCTTCTCGACGATACTTCCCATCGGTGCGCGCATCGAGGGGACGCTCAACGACGAACGGTGGTTCCGTGAGTTACCGCGCATCTCGTACGAGCGAATCGAGTGCCCGACACTCGTCGTCCACGGCGAGTACGACGGCGCAGTTCCAATCGAGCACGCGGAGTTCGCAGCGGAGTCGATACCGAACGCCGAACTTCTG is drawn from Haloferax litoreum and contains these coding sequences:
- a CDS encoding alpha/beta fold hydrolase, whose amino-acid sequence is MSRNWVRWTAVGAGLLLGAVGSVLSRWKHRRLADLAAGSELVTTDRGVVEVARRGSGSPVLVLHGDPGGYDQGLHVGDALFGRDFEVIAPSRPGYLRTPLDHNGSFEAQAELLVALLDELDVEQAVVVGLSGGGPTALQLAAEYPERVSGLLLASAITTEIDERLFDTGNPFVDPLLTSTPVLDVQSGVFALFHRFAPDRALEQLHEDLSNLEGEEFDAYVDAIVTNPRYREQSLAFFSTILPIGARIEGTLNDERWFRELPRISYERIECPTLVVHGEYDGAVPIEHAEFAAESIPNAELLRLEADHAAWIGPGSEDAWQAVDQFTESSIAASERRTA
- a CDS encoding sugar ABC transporter permease, with the translated sequence MSVLSDIAAEVGDDVRTAARAPVESLKDARYTLEGIREGRVSAASVLKTAGITAGAVVVVALLLFPLYWVAVGAFSGTGASLYSSSGIRLWPADPTIEPFLWVVGDLILPSYRITMGLGGYELFVQTPELAFLDVSDYGVTETSNFKAFFVNSLTVAIPTVILAMCLIVPGAYALSRRQFIGRSKVLYGYVLFTQIGGGLGVALLIALYALFVQFGFNDNKLALSAYYAATAVPFNTWLLKTYMDGIPVSYEEAAMMDGAPSWKIVTEIILPLSKAGLATVFIFTFLTGWTEFVVAQTLLSTDNYTLPVGLYSLVGRYSIPWARFSAFALTFAAPIMLIYLFAQRYIEGGLSFGGMEG
- a CDS encoding ABC transporter ATP-binding protein; this translates as MARLTLETLRKEYDRGRVVAVEDLSLDVDDGEFITVVGPSGCGKSTTLRMVAGLESPSGGTIRIGEEDVTDQNARKRDVAMVFQNYALYPHKTVMENMAFGLRMSTDLSKDARRERVRETAEMMGIEDLLDDKPDELSGGQKQRVALGRAIVREPDVFLFDEPLSNLDAKLRTTMRTEIQRLQNELGITSLYVTHDQEEAMTMGDRIVILKDGNLQQVGRPKDVYENPANEFVGGFVGSPSMNFLDVTAERDGDHLVLDDGGSFSYRLSTSFSESLREATDERNVRIGIRPEDVFTADDGANLVESEVGVVEPIGSDNYLHLDVAPDFIARVDSDVDPTPGETIGVTFDESDLHVFDSQTGESLLYRESKKQAAPAQ
- a CDS encoding carbohydrate ABC transporter permease; the protein is MSVVDSAVEKATDNPVVNKEDLPLLLVLPGLFVFLAFMLFPVMYLVYLSFTNAEPATLFQGKEQWVGLANYVTVLTDGQFWNSMWVTWLFVATSVALKVLVGIGVGLVVTGARVRGKRLMRALIIIPLGLPGIFTITIWRGIFSSAEFGLANQLLRSAGLGSVAWLSERWMAFIAYNVTEAWLAYPFMVIITVSALQDVSEELHEAAMIDGAGFFARFLHVTLPSIKRPVLFASILTAAASFQQFLIPYVFNQGGPSRTNELLIVYGYREAFRFQKYGEGAAIMLVAVLVIGAFMMLNVWKGRLADGVDDA
- a CDS encoding extracellular solute-binding protein, yielding MPTNRRTILKQLAGTTAVGALAGCVGVSETDSTSTPDESGNGGGDDGEETTAQEETESAGPAGTFTLWHQRAEAEKKALEQNAEAFTSETKHTADPAEIADLRKKTTSAIPAGQGASMFDWAHDWTGEYYQNGFLSDQSESLDVDLSVYTQPAQAAVQFDGATVALPYAAETVGLIYNEDLVDEPPETIAEMVSIMEEHHDPENGKYGLSYPLNAYFMSAWAHAFGGYYFDESNVELGLSKEATLDGFRLILDNFVPYQPKDTGYDPQAAVFLEGNAPFAINGPWFLGDVKSNGIDAGIARLPSPEGDAEPKPYTTVKQLYFTTRVDEDEAKAAAAREFAEWYTTNTDVLSNNAEEFGYIPVYKELAESGDLPAAVEGFSKSVALGTPIPSHPNMGDVWGPLEDAFNSVKNGDAELQSAFEKAESDIRSNWE